In the genome of Deinococcus deserti VCD115, one region contains:
- a CDS encoding YIP1 family protein — protein MSKPIRFQTAEVKATVSDMFAQSSAVLARPSPATFERFERRGGTRQALVYVGLAAAVSAIIAAVFAIFHTDVTVIGQLVTRLILIPAQFLIFTGAVYLIGRKLFKGTGTYPEVAYTFTLFFVPLSILGTLIGIVPVLGWLIGLLISLVMVAFGYVAVQSSMNLRDQGSAVMTLVLAGMAHWLLGSVMGGLLKTLFYGPQ, from the coding sequence ATGAGCAAGCCCATCAGGTTCCAGACCGCCGAGGTCAAGGCCACTGTCAGCGATATGTTTGCGCAGAGCAGTGCCGTACTGGCCCGCCCCAGCCCAGCCACGTTCGAACGCTTCGAGCGTCGGGGTGGCACCCGTCAGGCTCTGGTTTATGTGGGTCTTGCCGCCGCAGTGTCAGCCATCATTGCCGCCGTCTTCGCCATCTTTCATACGGACGTCACAGTAATTGGACAGCTGGTTACCCGGCTGATCCTGATTCCAGCGCAGTTCCTGATCTTTACCGGCGCGGTGTATCTGATCGGCAGGAAGCTGTTTAAGGGCACCGGAACTTATCCTGAAGTGGCCTATACCTTCACGCTGTTTTTTGTGCCGCTCAGCATTCTGGGCACTCTGATTGGCATCGTTCCGGTCCTCGGCTGGCTGATCGGACTGCTGATCTCGCTGGTCATGGTGGCGTTCGGCTACGTTGCCGTGCAGTCAAGCATGAATCTGCGTGATCAGGGCAGCGCGGTCATGACGCTGGTGCTGGCGGGTATGGCGCACTGGCTGCTGGGCAGTGTGATGGGAGGCCTGCTGAAGACACTGTTCTACGGGCCCCAGTAG
- the era gene encoding GTPase Era: protein MSDPSMTSDGATTHSGFVAIVGKPNVGKSTLLNSFLGTKVAPTSPRPQTTRRGVRGISTTDTHQIVFVDTPGLHKPKDALGKYMNHEVHSALADVDVIIWVVDLRHPPTDEDELVARQVRELPKPLFLVGNKTDAAKYPDEAMKLYRAQLEGRSAETSEIMLSAQNNPLQVATLREQILDILPENPFFYPRGAASDQSRETWAAEIIREEAMKKLREELPYAVATRVNRWTEREDGLQRIEGEIVVEKNAHKGMVIGSGGKQLREIGQAARKQLEVFLDRKVFLGLEVIVIPGWREDEEALRELGYE from the coding sequence ATGAGCGACCCCTCCATGACCTCCGACGGCGCCACGACCCACTCCGGGTTTGTAGCGATCGTCGGCAAGCCGAACGTCGGCAAGAGCACGCTGCTCAACAGTTTTCTGGGGACCAAGGTGGCACCCACCAGTCCGCGCCCGCAGACCACGCGCCGGGGCGTGCGCGGCATTTCCACGACCGACACCCATCAGATTGTCTTTGTGGATACGCCGGGACTGCACAAGCCCAAAGACGCCCTGGGCAAATACATGAACCACGAGGTGCACAGCGCCCTGGCAGACGTGGACGTCATCATCTGGGTGGTGGACCTGCGTCACCCCCCCACCGACGAGGACGAGCTGGTGGCCCGGCAGGTGCGCGAGCTGCCCAAGCCACTGTTTCTGGTCGGCAACAAGACCGACGCCGCCAAGTATCCGGATGAGGCCATGAAGCTCTACCGCGCCCAGCTTGAGGGCCGCAGCGCGGAAACCAGCGAGATCATGCTTTCTGCCCAGAACAACCCGCTGCAGGTGGCCACCCTGCGCGAGCAGATTCTGGACATCCTGCCGGAAAACCCGTTCTTCTATCCGCGTGGCGCGGCCAGTGATCAGAGCCGCGAGACATGGGCCGCCGAGATCATCCGCGAGGAAGCCATGAAGAAGCTGCGCGAGGAGTTGCCCTACGCCGTGGCCACGCGGGTCAACCGCTGGACCGAGCGTGAGGACGGCCTGCAGCGCATCGAGGGCGAGATCGTGGTGGAAAAGAACGCCCATAAGGGCATGGTGATCGGCTCGGGCGGCAAGCAGCTGCGCGAGATTGGTCAGGCTGCCCGCAAGCAGCTGGAAGTGTTCCTGGACCGCAAGGTCTTTTTAGGCCTGGAAGTCATCGTGATTCCCGGCTGGCGCGAGGACGAGGAAGCCCTGCGCGAACTCGGTTACGAGTAA
- a CDS encoding Nudix hydrolase produces the protein MQFGESFHLPVTHRAAGMVVLNRAGDILLVRERGVSGQMGKAGLWHLPSGTVEPGENPQDAAVREAWEEAGIRVRLLKFLGALLGRFPDGVLVLRHAWLAEPTEGSVFRPVLRQEVAEVRYVSETEFLGLYAAGEIRMYHTKLFYEEALRERKKQKAEA, from the coding sequence GTGCAGTTCGGCGAGTCGTTTCACCTTCCGGTCACGCACCGGGCGGCCGGTATGGTGGTGCTGAACCGGGCCGGCGACATCCTGCTGGTCCGTGAACGTGGAGTCTCTGGGCAGATGGGGAAGGCGGGCTTATGGCATCTTCCCAGCGGGACGGTCGAGCCTGGGGAAAATCCGCAGGACGCTGCCGTGCGCGAGGCCTGGGAAGAAGCTGGGATACGCGTGCGCCTCCTGAAGTTTCTGGGCGCCCTGCTGGGCCGCTTTCCGGACGGGGTGCTGGTGTTGCGCCACGCCTGGTTGGCCGAACCAACCGAGGGTTCCGTGTTCCGACCGGTCCTGAGGCAGGAGGTGGCCGAGGTGCGGTACGTCAGCGAAACGGAATTTCTCGGGCTGTATGCCGCCGGAGAAATCCGCATGTACCACACGAAGCTGTTTTACGAAGAGGCCCTGCGCGAGCGGAAAAAGCAGAAGGCGGAAGCCTGA
- a CDS encoding YfiT family bacillithiol transferase, with protein MSDLRYPLGPMPTPLSLSEQERSGALAALGALPQALRASVEGLSDAQLDTPYREEGWTVRQVVHHVADSHLNAYVRTKLALTEDNPGVRPYDETLWAELPDARLPVGVSLDLLESLHRRWVASLEGVSDWGRPWTHPAQGRTYTLDTLLGMYAWHGRHHIAHVTGLRGRQGW; from the coding sequence ATGAGCGATCTGCGCTATCCCCTGGGACCCATGCCCACGCCCCTCAGCCTCTCTGAACAGGAGCGGTCCGGGGCGCTGGCTGCCCTGGGTGCCCTGCCGCAGGCCCTGCGGGCGTCGGTCGAGGGCCTGTCGGATGCCCAGCTGGATACCCCGTACCGCGAGGAAGGGTGGACGGTCCGGCAGGTGGTGCATCACGTGGCCGACAGCCACCTGAACGCCTACGTCCGCACGAAGCTGGCCCTGACAGAGGACAACCCGGGCGTCAGACCGTATGACGAAACGCTCTGGGCCGAGTTGCCGGATGCCCGGCTGCCGGTCGGCGTCAGCCTGGACCTCCTGGAGAGCCTGCACCGCCGCTGGGTGGCCAGCCTGGAAGGCGTCAGCGATTGGGGCCGGCCCTGGACGCACCCCGCACAGGGCCGCACCTACACCCTGGACACGCTGCTGGGCATGTATGCGTGGCATGGACGTCACCACATCGCCCATGTCACGGGCCTGCGCGGACGTCAGGGCTGGTAG
- a CDS encoding nucleotide pyrophosphohydrolase, translating to MTLTPGDPLTFAQASRRVDAFISQFEEGYFPPLLMLARLTEEVGEIARVVSHMNGKKPKAGEEPGDLEMELADLLFVTLCMANERGLDLERGFERMMAKIEQRDATRWTKKQDQPDEFRSGELQEQEAQS from the coding sequence ATGACCCTGACCCCCGGCGATCCGCTGACTTTCGCGCAGGCTTCCAGGCGTGTCGATGCGTTTATCTCGCAGTTCGAGGAGGGCTACTTTCCGCCACTCCTGATGCTGGCGCGCCTGACCGAGGAAGTCGGCGAGATCGCCCGCGTGGTCTCGCACATGAACGGCAAGAAGCCGAAGGCTGGCGAAGAGCCCGGTGACCTGGAGATGGAACTGGCTGACCTGCTGTTCGTCACCCTGTGCATGGCCAACGAGCGCGGCCTGGATCTGGAGCGCGGGTTCGAGCGCATGATGGCCAAGATCGAGCAGCGTGACGCCACACGCTGGACGAAAAAACAAGACCAGCCTGATGAGTTCCGGTCCGGAGAGCTCCAGGAACAGGAGGCTCAATCATGA
- a CDS encoding DUF4384 domain-containing protein yields MLSVRPALALGTLALGLSACSVTVRPNVSLTGSTSNLIARFAPDRGEGSSYFVGEAVRFQLTTRTAGYVTLVALQNGFATTLAQNVYVNAGTTVFPRPQDGVTYNVAAPRGVQRVRAIFTRTRPTGDLILRGTYDGTQWNAATSAYLTPYAASDRDVQETFLYIR; encoded by the coding sequence ATGCTCTCTGTCCGCCCTGCCCTGGCTCTCGGTACGCTGGCCCTGGGCCTCAGCGCCTGCTCCGTAACGGTCCGGCCCAATGTGTCGCTGACCGGCAGCACCAGCAACCTGATCGCCCGCTTCGCTCCGGACCGTGGAGAAGGCAGTTCCTACTTCGTGGGTGAGGCAGTGCGGTTCCAGCTGACCACGCGCACTGCCGGGTATGTCACGTTGGTGGCCCTGCAGAACGGCTTTGCAACGACCCTGGCTCAGAACGTTTATGTCAACGCCGGGACCACAGTGTTTCCCCGCCCGCAGGACGGCGTGACCTACAACGTCGCCGCTCCGCGTGGCGTGCAGCGTGTCCGTGCGATTTTTACCCGCACGCGTCCCACGGGGGACCTGATTCTGCGCGGTACCTATGACGGCACCCAGTGGAATGCCGCCACCAGTGCCTACCTGACTCCGTATGCGGCCAGCGACCGCGATGTTCAGGAAACGTTCCTGTACATCCGCTGA
- the ftsH gene encoding ATP-dependent zinc metalloprotease FtsH has product MFRRGVRRVVLSLLLALPGALAATAPPSMPATPSRLTTVQGPYTTNRFFEDLKEGHVAAVTLDGVGNANVTLHSSMRTQALVVPPDAATLARIRAANIPLRVLAGGSPLGWVGQVMPLLVTALILLVLWRSLRGPQASNNTAQFGKSKAAVISEGQVKLNFTDVAGCDEAKQDLQEVVDFLRHPERYHQLGARIPHGLLLVGPPGSGKTLLAKAVAGEARVPYFSLSGSDFVEMFVGVGAARVRDLFEQARKHAPCIVFIDEIDAVGRKRGLNVQGGNDEREQTLNQLLVEMDGFASGQEVIILAATNRPDVLDAALLRPGRFDRQVVVDAPDVRGREMILRIHARKKPLDPSVDLSLIARRTAGMVGAELENLLNEAALLAARAGRTRIVGRDVDEARDRVLMGPERRSMVVREADRKVTAYHEVGHALAAQLLPHANRVAKLTVVPRGRAAGYMMPDADDRLHVTRPALEDMIAVALAGRAAEDVVYGEITTGAQNDFQQATALARRMVTEWGMSARIGKVALATEQGRDLGGMSQSLPISEATAQAVDAEVRSLIDAAYTRAVTLVREHLPQVHEVVKVLLRLETLSGEEFATLLAGGTLDEPVQEPLVASPLPA; this is encoded by the coding sequence ATGTTCCGTCGAGGCGTCCGGAGAGTGGTCCTGAGCCTGCTGCTGGCGTTGCCTGGCGCCCTGGCTGCCACAGCGCCGCCGTCTATGCCGGCCACGCCCTCCCGCCTCACAACGGTCCAGGGACCGTACACCACCAACCGGTTCTTTGAGGACCTGAAGGAAGGCCACGTCGCCGCGGTCACGCTGGACGGTGTCGGGAATGCCAATGTGACCTTGCACAGCAGCATGCGGACCCAGGCGCTGGTTGTTCCACCAGATGCCGCCACCCTGGCACGCATTCGTGCTGCGAACATTCCACTTCGCGTGCTGGCCGGGGGTTCGCCCTTGGGATGGGTGGGTCAGGTGATGCCACTGCTGGTCACTGCCCTGATTCTGCTGGTCCTGTGGCGCTCACTGCGGGGGCCACAGGCCAGCAACAACACAGCTCAATTCGGCAAATCGAAGGCAGCGGTGATCAGCGAGGGGCAGGTGAAGCTGAACTTCACGGACGTCGCCGGCTGTGACGAAGCCAAACAGGACCTCCAGGAAGTGGTGGACTTTCTGCGCCACCCCGAGCGCTACCACCAGCTCGGCGCCCGCATTCCCCACGGTCTGCTGCTCGTCGGTCCCCCCGGCTCTGGCAAAACCCTTCTCGCCAAGGCGGTCGCCGGTGAAGCGCGGGTACCGTACTTCTCCCTGTCCGGCTCAGACTTCGTCGAAATGTTCGTGGGCGTCGGCGCCGCCCGCGTACGCGACCTGTTCGAACAGGCCCGCAAACACGCACCCTGCATCGTCTTCATCGACGAGATCGACGCCGTGGGCCGCAAACGCGGCCTGAACGTCCAGGGCGGCAACGACGAACGCGAACAGACCCTCAACCAGCTGCTGGTGGAAATGGACGGCTTCGCCTCCGGACAGGAAGTCATCATCCTGGCCGCCACCAACCGCCCGGATGTCCTTGACGCCGCGCTGCTGCGTCCGGGACGCTTCGACCGTCAGGTGGTGGTCGACGCCCCCGACGTGCGGGGCCGCGAGATGATCCTGCGCATCCACGCCCGCAAGAAACCACTCGATCCGTCGGTGGATCTCTCGCTGATTGCCCGGCGCACCGCAGGCATGGTGGGGGCGGAACTGGAGAACCTGCTCAACGAGGCGGCCCTGCTGGCGGCGCGGGCGGGGCGGACGCGGATTGTGGGACGGGATGTGGACGAGGCCCGAGACCGGGTGCTGATGGGTCCCGAGCGCCGCAGCATGGTGGTCAGAGAAGCCGACCGTAAGGTTACCGCCTACCACGAGGTCGGTCACGCCCTCGCCGCCCAGTTATTGCCGCATGCCAACCGGGTGGCCAAACTGACGGTGGTTCCGCGTGGACGGGCCGCCGGCTACATGATGCCGGACGCCGACGACCGTCTGCACGTCACGCGCCCTGCCCTGGAAGACATGATTGCTGTGGCCCTGGCCGGGCGCGCCGCCGAGGACGTGGTTTACGGGGAAATCACCACCGGCGCCCAGAACGACTTTCAGCAGGCGACCGCCCTGGCCCGCCGGATGGTCACCGAATGGGGTATGAGCGCGCGCATTGGCAAGGTCGCCCTCGCCACTGAACAGGGCCGTGACCTGGGAGGCATGAGCCAATCGCTGCCCATCAGCGAGGCCACCGCGCAGGCAGTGGACGCGGAGGTACGTTCGCTGATCGACGCGGCCTACACCCGGGCCGTCACCCTGGTGCGCGAGCACCTGCCACAGGTCCACGAGGTGGTCAAAGTGCTGCTGCGCCTCGAAACCCTCAGCGGAGAGGAATTTGCCACACTTCTGGCGGGGGGCACGCTCGACGAACCTGTTCAGGAGCCGCTGGTGGCCTCTCCTCTGCCTGCCTGA
- a CDS encoding mechanosensitive ion channel family protein, whose product MLDTLTFQLQKPQVWVGLALTLTVAYALYRFGRILLRHLEPHINRSLRTALQWIWRLLVIIGWLAIATNVVYLPDVPLLFELGQDIQSWFRHSAGQTLVILALALIAWNLVGALSGRIVQGSDDEFNRRTVRVQTLKGVVDSTLKVVIVIVGLIAGLQSLGVNATSLLAGVSVLGIAVGFGAQSLVKDVFTGFFILLEDQYGVGDVITVNTGLLSGSVEKLNLRMTALRGLDGTVHIIPNGQIATVSVSSKDWSRVVATVDVTYHANINDALRVLKAVSQELATDDEWKGYFLEEPDIQGVTQLTPDGVTLRALFKVQPKSQYAVGREFNRRIKIAMDQAGIEIPFPQRSLNFAGGPIEIKLTRDDQPRETQPSVQTPPSAPAPGLISTTPTPLTEQERTQAPVKPSLTRDAEDDKS is encoded by the coding sequence ATGCTTGATACGCTGACCTTTCAACTGCAAAAACCTCAGGTCTGGGTGGGGCTGGCCCTGACCCTGACAGTTGCCTACGCCCTGTACCGTTTTGGCCGCATTCTGCTGCGCCATCTGGAGCCTCACATCAACCGGTCGCTGCGCACGGCCCTGCAATGGATCTGGCGGCTGCTGGTCATCATCGGCTGGCTGGCCATTGCCACCAATGTCGTATATCTGCCGGACGTACCACTGCTGTTTGAACTTGGCCAGGACATCCAGTCGTGGTTCCGGCACAGCGCGGGACAGACCCTGGTGATTCTGGCGCTGGCGCTGATCGCGTGGAACTTGGTGGGTGCGCTCAGCGGACGCATCGTCCAGGGCAGTGACGATGAGTTCAACCGCCGCACAGTCCGCGTGCAGACCCTCAAAGGCGTGGTGGACAGCACCCTCAAGGTAGTGATCGTGATTGTCGGCCTGATTGCGGGGCTGCAGTCCCTCGGCGTGAACGCCACAAGCCTGCTGGCCGGGGTCTCGGTGCTGGGCATCGCCGTGGGTTTTGGCGCCCAGAGTCTGGTCAAGGACGTGTTTACGGGATTTTTTATTCTGCTTGAAGACCAGTACGGCGTGGGCGACGTCATCACCGTAAACACCGGACTGCTGAGCGGCAGCGTGGAGAAACTGAACCTGCGGATGACAGCCCTGCGCGGCCTGGACGGCACGGTTCACATCATTCCCAACGGGCAGATCGCCACGGTGAGTGTGAGCAGCAAGGACTGGTCGAGGGTGGTCGCGACAGTAGACGTGACCTACCACGCCAACATCAACGACGCCCTGCGGGTCCTGAAGGCCGTGAGCCAGGAACTGGCCACTGACGACGAGTGGAAGGGCTATTTCCTGGAAGAGCCCGATATCCAGGGTGTCACCCAGCTCACCCCTGATGGCGTGACCTTAAGGGCCCTGTTCAAGGTGCAGCCCAAGAGCCAGTACGCAGTGGGCCGGGAGTTCAACCGGCGGATCAAGATTGCTATGGATCAGGCAGGCATCGAAATCCCGTTCCCGCAGCGCAGTTTGAATTTTGCCGGCGGACCCATTGAAATCAAGCTGACACGTGACGATCAGCCCCGCGAAACGCAGCCGTCCGTGCAGACGCCACCGTCCGCGCCGGCACCGGGTCTGATCAGCACTACGCCGACGCCGCTGACTGAGCAGGAGCGGACGCAGGCACCTGTCAAACCCAGCCTGACGCGCGACGCTGAGGACGACAAGTCCTGA
- the plsX gene encoding phosphate acyltransferase PlsX — MTARTGAPLPTALPIALDAMGGDHGAEPNVDGAVQAARAGVSVLLVGDRVALHAELGKHSGSSSLPIDVVDATDVIGMDEHASDVRGRTGASINICTRLVKDGKAAAAVSMGHSGATMASALLTLGRIRGVDRPAILTHLPARGGFTTLLDVGANADVKAAYLAQWARLATVYLKVLEDREDPTVGLLSIGEEDHKGSALVLEAHALLRALHGQGVNFYGNVEGNDIFKATTDIVVTDGFTGNVVLKLAEGEARVLLGWVKEALTSSLQSKLGALLVRGSLRGLAERLDPSTYGASILIGVRGLTFIGHGSADARAVKNAVLRAARAHESNLIPRLEAAFGAERS; from the coding sequence ATGACCGCTAGGACGGGAGCGCCGTTGCCAACGGCGCTGCCGATTGCGCTCGACGCCATGGGCGGTGATCACGGCGCGGAGCCCAATGTGGACGGCGCTGTGCAGGCGGCCCGCGCTGGAGTCAGCGTGCTGCTGGTCGGCGACCGGGTGGCGCTGCACGCCGAACTGGGCAAACACTCTGGCAGCAGCAGCCTGCCTATTGACGTCGTAGACGCCACTGATGTGATTGGGATGGACGAACACGCCAGCGATGTACGCGGGCGGACCGGAGCCAGCATCAACATCTGCACCCGTCTGGTCAAGGACGGCAAAGCGGCCGCCGCCGTCAGCATGGGCCATAGCGGGGCGACCATGGCCAGCGCGCTGCTGACCCTGGGGCGGATCCGGGGGGTTGATCGGCCGGCGATCCTGACCCATCTGCCGGCCCGGGGCGGCTTTACCACCCTGCTGGACGTGGGAGCCAATGCCGACGTGAAAGCTGCGTATCTGGCGCAGTGGGCCCGTCTGGCGACGGTGTACCTGAAAGTGCTCGAGGACCGAGAGGACCCTACGGTTGGCCTGCTCAGTATTGGCGAGGAAGACCACAAGGGCAGTGCTCTGGTTCTTGAAGCCCACGCGCTGCTGCGTGCGCTGCATGGCCAGGGTGTGAATTTCTATGGCAATGTAGAAGGCAACGATATTTTCAAGGCCACCACCGACATTGTGGTTACGGACGGCTTTACCGGCAATGTGGTTCTGAAACTTGCCGAGGGCGAGGCTCGGGTGCTGCTGGGCTGGGTCAAGGAAGCCCTGACCAGCAGTCTGCAAAGCAAGCTGGGCGCACTGCTCGTGCGCGGTTCCCTGCGTGGTCTGGCCGAACGCCTGGACCCCAGTACCTATGGGGCGAGCATCCTGATCGGGGTGCGTGGGCTGACCTTTATCGGTCACGGCAGCGCTGACGCGCGCGCCGTGAAGAATGCTGTGCTGCGCGCCGCCCGCGCACATGAATCGAACCTGATCCCGCGGCTGGAAGCGGCGTTCGGTGCAGAGCGCTCCTGA
- a CDS encoding NYN domain-containing protein: MERIALFIDGANVYAAAKRLGWNFDHRKILEHFAAQGRLYNAFYYTAVPMPIDDKQKRFTDALTYMGYTVRTRPLRESTDEHGDTSRRANLDVEIVTDLLTTADRYDTAVLLTGDGDFERPVEVLRARGKRVVVASIAEMTSYELRNAADEYVDFKDIRVHVERPGYRLPSEQRGHDRPADSRPFYVTAPLSDTDDR; the protein is encoded by the coding sequence ATGGAACGTATTGCACTGTTTATTGACGGCGCCAACGTGTACGCGGCAGCCAAGCGGTTGGGTTGGAATTTCGACCACCGCAAGATTCTGGAGCACTTCGCTGCGCAGGGCCGCTTGTACAACGCTTTTTACTACACGGCTGTTCCGATGCCGATTGACGACAAGCAGAAGCGTTTTACAGATGCCCTGACCTACATGGGCTACACCGTACGTACCCGCCCTCTCCGGGAAAGTACCGACGAGCATGGCGACACCTCGCGCCGCGCCAACCTGGACGTGGAGATCGTGACCGATCTGCTGACCACCGCCGACCGGTACGACACAGCGGTACTGCTTACTGGTGACGGCGACTTCGAGCGCCCGGTAGAGGTGTTGCGGGCCCGTGGCAAGCGGGTAGTGGTGGCCAGCATTGCTGAGATGACCAGCTATGAGCTGCGCAACGCCGCCGATGAGTACGTGGATTTCAAGGACATCCGCGTGCATGTCGAGCGCCCTGGTTACCGCCTGCCCAGCGAGCAGCGGGGTCACGACCGCCCGGCGGACAGCCGGCCTTTCTACGTCACGGCTCCTCTGAGTGACACGGATGACCGCTAG
- a CDS encoding DUF309 domain-containing protein — protein MTSDSATRGGQDLWASGVTLFNAGHWWEAHEAWEPLWLQSTGPERHFLQGVILLAAALHKRWVHGSLTHRNYHKAVKHLEQLPPGYAARTRGVDLAALRQEVWEALHDSSLRPVLPLPDGSGIL, from the coding sequence GTGACTTCCGACTCTGCCACGCGCGGCGGCCAGGACCTCTGGGCCTCGGGCGTGACGCTCTTCAATGCCGGGCACTGGTGGGAGGCACACGAAGCCTGGGAGCCGCTCTGGTTACAGTCGACAGGCCCCGAGCGCCACTTCCTGCAGGGTGTGATTCTGCTTGCCGCTGCGCTGCACAAACGCTGGGTTCATGGCAGCCTGACCCACCGTAATTACCACAAGGCCGTGAAACACCTGGAACAGCTGCCGCCAGGCTACGCAGCCCGCACCCGGGGCGTGGACCTTGCCGCACTGCGCCAGGAAGTCTGGGAGGCGTTGCACGACTCCTCATTGCGGCCGGTGCTGCCTCTGCCGGACGGGTCCGGTATCCTGTAG
- the trxA gene encoding thioredoxin encodes MQDVSTAAYIRGMKPVELTDTNFTSEIEQGLTLVDFWAPWCGPCRIIAPVIEELAGQYEGRVKIGKVNVDDNPVTQGQYRVMSIPTLILFKDGQPVEGVVGAQPKRAFESLLDKHLGVAAN; translated from the coding sequence ATGCAGGACGTAAGCACCGCGGCGTATATTCGTGGCATGAAACCAGTGGAACTTACCGACACCAACTTCACCAGTGAAATCGAACAGGGCCTGACCCTGGTAGATTTCTGGGCACCCTGGTGTGGACCCTGCCGCATCATTGCGCCGGTGATTGAGGAACTGGCCGGGCAGTACGAAGGCCGGGTCAAGATTGGCAAGGTCAACGTGGACGACAACCCCGTGACCCAGGGCCAGTACCGCGTCATGAGCATCCCCACCCTGATCCTGTTCAAAGACGGTCAGCCGGTCGAAGGTGTGGTGGGCGCACAACCCAAGCGTGCATTTGAAAGCCTGCTCGACAAGCATCTCGGCGTGGCAGCCAACTAA
- a CDS encoding RBBP9/YdeN family alpha/beta hydrolase: MTPKLVIVPGLGDSGPDHWQTLWEQKFGASRVRHDDPENPTPQGWSARLQQVIEATPGDLILVGHSCGVLTIVHWAELYGGHLRVRGALLVGPTDAEQADMPALYPAVCQMAPVPLSPLPFPALVIASENDPYAGFERAEFFAQAWEAEFMTAGEAGHINTESGHGDWPDGEMLLSEAMHAWTPPDFVRL, translated from the coding sequence ATGACCCCGAAACTCGTAATCGTCCCTGGCCTGGGTGACAGCGGCCCCGACCACTGGCAGACCCTCTGGGAGCAGAAGTTCGGTGCGTCCAGAGTTCGCCACGATGACCCGGAAAATCCCACGCCGCAGGGTTGGTCAGCGCGGCTTCAGCAGGTGATTGAAGCCACACCAGGCGACCTCATTCTGGTGGGCCACTCCTGCGGCGTACTGACCATCGTGCACTGGGCCGAGCTGTACGGCGGTCATCTACGGGTGCGGGGTGCACTACTGGTCGGACCCACCGACGCCGAGCAGGCCGACATGCCTGCCCTATACCCGGCGGTGTGCCAGATGGCACCTGTGCCGCTTTCTCCGTTGCCGTTTCCTGCGCTGGTCATTGCCAGTGAAAACGACCCGTACGCCGGCTTCGAACGTGCAGAGTTCTTTGCTCAGGCCTGGGAGGCTGAGTTTATGACCGCAGGGGAGGCCGGCCACATCAATACCGAGAGCGGGCATGGAGACTGGCCGGACGGTGAGATGCTGCTTTCGGAAGCCATGCACGCCTGGACCCCCCCGGATTTTGTGCGGCTGTAA
- the rplQ gene encoding 50S ribosomal protein L17 — MRHGKAGRKLNRNSSARTALARAQATALLREGRIQTTLTKAKELRPYVEKIITTAKGGDLHARRLVAQDIHDNAVVRKVMDEVAPKYAERPGGYTRILRVGTRRGDGVTMALIELV; from the coding sequence ATGCGTCACGGTAAAGCCGGTCGCAAGCTCAACCGCAACAGCAGTGCCCGTACCGCCCTGGCCCGTGCCCAGGCGACGGCGCTGCTGCGCGAGGGCCGTATCCAGACGACCCTCACGAAAGCCAAGGAGCTGCGCCCTTACGTCGAGAAGATCATCACCACTGCCAAGGGCGGCGATCTGCATGCCCGCCGCCTTGTCGCCCAGGACATCCACGACAACGCTGTCGTGCGGAAGGTCATGGACGAAGTGGCCCCCAAGTACGCCGAGCGTCCCGGTGGCTACACCCGCATCCTGCGCGTGGGCACCCGCCGCGGTGACGGCGTCACCATGGCCCTGATCGAACTCGTCTGA